One window of the Zea mays cultivar B73 chromosome 3, Zm-B73-REFERENCE-NAM-5.0, whole genome shotgun sequence genome contains the following:
- the LOC542037 gene encoding MADS-box transcription factor 3 isoform X2 produces the protein MLNMMTDLSCGPSSKAKGGQPAAAPGSGGDRQGRGKIEIKRIENTTNRQVTFCKRRNGLLKKAYELSVLCDAEVALVVFSSRGRLYEYANNSVKSTIERYKKANSDTSNSGTVAEVNAQHYQQESSKLRQAIDSLQNANSRTIVGDSIHTMGLRELKQMEGKLEKAINKIRARKNELLYAEVEYMQRREMDLQTDNMYLRSKIAENNNETGQPAMNMIGVPSTSEYDHMASFVDSRNFLQVNMQQQQPQHYSHQLQPTTLQLG, from the exons ATGCTCAACATGATG ACCGATCTGAGCTGCGGGCCGTCGTCCAAGGCGAAAGGAGGGCagccggcggcggcgccgggctcCGGCGGCGACAGGCAGGGGAGGGGCAAGATCGAGATCAAGCGCATCGAGAACACGACGAACCGGCAGGTCACCTTCTGCaagcgccgcaacggcctgctcAAGAAGGCGTACGAGCTCTCGGTGCTCTGCGACGCCGAGGTCGCGCTCGTCGTCTTCTCCAGCCGCGGCCGCCTCTACGAGTACGCCAACAACAG TGTGAAGTCCACCATTGAGAGGTACAAGAAGGCCAACAGTGACACCTCCAACTCTGGCACAGTTGCAGAAGTCAATGCTCAG CACTACCAGCAGGAGTCCTCCAAGCTGCGCCAGGCGATCGATAGCTTGCAAAACGCAAACAG TAGGACCATAGTGGGAGATTCAATCCACACCATGGGCCTCAGGGAGCTTAAGCAGATGGAGGGCAAGCTGGAGAAGGCCATAAACAAGATTAGAGCTAGAAAG AATGAGCTCTTGTATGCTGAAGTTGAATATATGCAAAGAAGG GAGATGGATCTGCAGACTGACAACATGTACCTGAGGAGCAAG ATCGCCGAGAATAATAATGAAACGGGGCAGCCAGCGATGAACATGATTGGAGTGCCGTCGACGAGCGAGTACGATCACATGGCCTCTTTTGTTGACTCGAGAAACTTTCTTCAGGTGAacatgcagcagcagcagcctcaGCACTACTCCCATCAGCTGCAACCAACGACCCTCCAACTCGGGTAA
- the LOC542037 gene encoding MADS-box transcription factor 3 isoform X3 yields the protein MLNMMTDLSCGPSSKAKGGQPAAAPGSGGDRQGRGKIEIKRIENTTNRQVTFCKRRNGLLKKAYELSVLCDAEVALVVFSSRGRLYEYANNSVKSTIERYKKANSDTSNSGTVAEVNAQHYQQESSKLRQAIDSLQNANRTIVGDSIHTMGLRELKQMEGKLEKAINKIRARKNELLYAEVEYMQRREMDLQTDNMYLRSKIAENNNETGQPAMNMIGVPSTSEYDHMASFVDSRNFLQVNMQQQQPQHYSHQLQPTTLQLG from the exons ATGCTCAACATGATG ACCGATCTGAGCTGCGGGCCGTCGTCCAAGGCGAAAGGAGGGCagccggcggcggcgccgggctcCGGCGGCGACAGGCAGGGGAGGGGCAAGATCGAGATCAAGCGCATCGAGAACACGACGAACCGGCAGGTCACCTTCTGCaagcgccgcaacggcctgctcAAGAAGGCGTACGAGCTCTCGGTGCTCTGCGACGCCGAGGTCGCGCTCGTCGTCTTCTCCAGCCGCGGCCGCCTCTACGAGTACGCCAACAACAG TGTGAAGTCCACCATTGAGAGGTACAAGAAGGCCAACAGTGACACCTCCAACTCTGGCACAGTTGCAGAAGTCAATGCTCAG CACTACCAGCAGGAGTCCTCCAAGCTGCGCCAGGCGATCGATAGCTTGCAAAACGCAAACAG GACCATAGTGGGAGATTCAATCCACACCATGGGCCTCAGGGAGCTTAAGCAGATGGAGGGCAAGCTGGAGAAGGCCATAAACAAGATTAGAGCTAGAAAG AATGAGCTCTTGTATGCTGAAGTTGAATATATGCAAAGAAGG GAGATGGATCTGCAGACTGACAACATGTACCTGAGGAGCAAG ATCGCCGAGAATAATAATGAAACGGGGCAGCCAGCGATGAACATGATTGGAGTGCCGTCGACGAGCGAGTACGATCACATGGCCTCTTTTGTTGACTCGAGAAACTTTCTTCAGGTGAacatgcagcagcagcagcctcaGCACTACTCCCATCAGCTGCAACCAACGACCCTCCAACTCGG ATGA
- the LOC542037 gene encoding MADS-box transcription factor 3 isoform X1, protein MLNMMTDLSCGPSSKAKGGQPAAAPGSGGDRQGRGKIEIKRIENTTNRQVTFCKRRNGLLKKAYELSVLCDAEVALVVFSSRGRLYEYANNSVKSTIERYKKANSDTSNSGTVAEVNAQHYQQESSKLRQAIDSLQNANSRTIVGDSIHTMGLRELKQMEGKLEKAINKIRARKNELLYAEVEYMQRREMDLQTDNMYLRSKIAENNNETGQPAMNMIGVPSTSEYDHMASFVDSRNFLQVNMQQQQPQHYSHQLQPTTLQLG, encoded by the exons ATGCTCAACATGATG ACCGATCTGAGCTGCGGGCCGTCGTCCAAGGCGAAAGGAGGGCagccggcggcggcgccgggctcCGGCGGCGACAGGCAGGGGAGGGGCAAGATCGAGATCAAGCGCATCGAGAACACGACGAACCGGCAGGTCACCTTCTGCaagcgccgcaacggcctgctcAAGAAGGCGTACGAGCTCTCGGTGCTCTGCGACGCCGAGGTCGCGCTCGTCGTCTTCTCCAGCCGCGGCCGCCTCTACGAGTACGCCAACAACAG TGTGAAGTCCACCATTGAGAGGTACAAGAAGGCCAACAGTGACACCTCCAACTCTGGCACAGTTGCAGAAGTCAATGCTCAG CACTACCAGCAGGAGTCCTCCAAGCTGCGCCAGGCGATCGATAGCTTGCAAAACGCAAACAG TAGGACCATAGTGGGAGATTCAATCCACACCATGGGCCTCAGGGAGCTTAAGCAGATGGAGGGCAAGCTGGAGAAGGCCATAAACAAGATTAGAGCTAGAAAG AATGAGCTCTTGTATGCTGAAGTTGAATATATGCAAAGAAGG GAGATGGATCTGCAGACTGACAACATGTACCTGAGGAGCAAG ATCGCCGAGAATAATAATGAAACGGGGCAGCCAGCGATGAACATGATTGGAGTGCCGTCGACGAGCGAGTACGATCACATGGCCTCTTTTGTTGACTCGAGAAACTTTCTTCAGGTGAacatgcagcagcagcagcctcaGCACTACTCCCATCAGCTGCAACCAACGACCCTCCAACTCGG ATGA